One part of the Chryseobacterium mulctrae genome encodes these proteins:
- a CDS encoding glycosyltransferase — MKPTISIVVAIFNRKDELFELLNSLNSQTDKDFEVIIVDDGSLIDLQLTIHQFEEILNIKYFKKTNSGPGLSRNYGAKRASNDWLVFVDSDVIVEKDYIENIKKDILTIPCDAFGGADKAHKGFNLMQKAISYSMTSVFTTGGIRGNKKAVSKFQPRSFNMGVKKEVFEKVGGFSEMRIGEDPDLSMTLWENGFTTAFFDTIAVYHKRRVDFGKFSKQVYQFGCARPILNQRHPDYVKISFAFPTLFLLGYVLGFIEYFMLGKGFILSLFGLYTFMVLIHATIVTKNIAIGAMAVISTYIQMFSYGYGFLKSWTLLNVLKMKPEDAFPKHFHKV, encoded by the coding sequence TTGAAACCTACTATTTCCATCGTTGTTGCTATTTTCAACCGAAAAGATGAACTTTTCGAGCTATTAAATTCACTCAATTCTCAGACTGATAAAGACTTTGAGGTGATTATCGTTGATGATGGTTCTTTGATTGATTTACAACTGACAATCCATCAATTCGAAGAAATTTTAAATATAAAATATTTCAAAAAAACCAATTCAGGACCTGGTTTATCGAGAAATTACGGCGCAAAAAGAGCTTCAAATGATTGGTTGGTTTTTGTAGACAGTGATGTGATTGTAGAGAAAGATTATATTGAAAATATTAAAAAAGATATTCTTACAATTCCTTGCGATGCTTTTGGTGGAGCCGATAAAGCGCATAAAGGTTTTAATCTGATGCAGAAAGCGATTTCCTATTCTATGACTTCTGTTTTTACAACTGGCGGAATCAGAGGAAATAAAAAAGCGGTTTCAAAATTTCAGCCGAGAAGTTTCAATATGGGCGTGAAAAAAGAGGTTTTTGAAAAAGTAGGTGGTTTTTCGGAGATGAGAATTGGTGAAGATCCGGATCTTTCAATGACGCTTTGGGAAAATGGTTTTACCACTGCTTTTTTTGATACTATTGCAGTGTATCACAAACGAAGAGTAGACTTTGGAAAGTTTTCAAAACAGGTCTATCAGTTTGGTTGTGCAAGACCGATCCTTAATCAAAGACATCCTGATTACGTGAAAATTTCTTTCGCATTTCCAACTTTGTTTTTGTTAGGTTACGTTTTAGGATTTATTGAATATTTTATGTTAGGAAAAGGTTTTATCCTTTCTCTTTTCGGGTTGTACACTTTCATGGTTTTAATTCATGCTACCATTGTTACTAAAAATATAGCAATTGGCGCAATGGCGGTGATTTCAACGTATATTCAAATGTTTTCTTATGGATATGGTTTTTTAAAATCGTGGACATTATTAAATGTTTTAAAAATGAAACCTGAAGATGCATTTCCGAAACATTTTCATAAAGTTTAA
- a CDS encoding LysR family transcriptional regulator produces MSDFRLKVFLEVKKHLNFSKASEALFITQPAVSKHIKTLEDELGVQLFERTKQGVKLTLEGEKYSAFAEEIMNLYEEGKFVMNQVKNKYDGTLKIGASTTIAQYILPKILAQFASQHQGIEITLFNNNTEEIENLLIQKKIDLGFIEGISGKSQLKYAEIGKDELVCTVNANHPLAKRNSCSVHDILQFPWVFREQGSGSLDVLNVYLKQIGIHRKDIQTEAYLGSTESIKSYLKVSDCIGFVSVYSITDEILAGKLKILDIDNLEMLRSFYSVELHGSLKDIPKLFLNFLNNNIK; encoded by the coding sequence ATGTCAGATTTCCGACTAAAAGTTTTTCTGGAAGTAAAAAAACATCTGAATTTCTCTAAAGCTTCTGAAGCTTTATTCATCACGCAACCTGCAGTGAGTAAACACATCAAAACTTTGGAAGATGAGTTGGGAGTTCAGCTTTTTGAACGAACCAAACAAGGCGTGAAATTAACTTTGGAAGGCGAAAAATATTCGGCTTTTGCAGAAGAGATTATGAATCTTTACGAAGAAGGAAAGTTCGTCATGAATCAGGTTAAAAACAAATATGACGGAACCCTTAAAATCGGAGCAAGTACAACCATTGCACAATATATTCTTCCAAAAATTCTTGCACAATTTGCTTCTCAACATCAAGGAATCGAGATTACTTTATTCAACAATAATACAGAAGAAATTGAGAATTTACTGATTCAGAAAAAAATTGATTTAGGATTTATTGAAGGAATTTCCGGAAAATCTCAGCTGAAATATGCCGAAATTGGAAAAGATGAATTGGTGTGTACCGTAAATGCAAATCATCCTTTAGCCAAAAGAAACAGTTGTTCTGTTCATGATATTTTGCAGTTTCCATGGGTGTTTCGGGAGCAAGGTTCCGGAAGTTTGGATGTTTTGAATGTTTATTTAAAACAAATTGGAATTCACAGAAAAGACATTCAAACAGAAGCCTATCTTGGAAGTACCGAAAGCATAAAATCGTATTTAAAAGTATCAGATTGCATTGGTTTTGTTTCCGTTTATTCTATAACAGACGAAATTCTTGCCGGAAAACTAAAAATTTTAGATATCGACAACTTAGAAATGTTGCGTTCCTTCTATTCTGTAGAACTTCATGGTTCATTAAAAGATATTCCAAAACTGTTCTTAAACTTTTTAAACAATAACATAAAGTAA
- a CDS encoding YeiH family protein, which produces MIQNISPSLRKFIFFFALFICLLPFIDAPLALVLGFLVSSIVPDSFKKYQGKLTHFLLQFSVVGLGFGMNIHEAMKAGKEGFVFTVASIFLTLSAGILIGKFLKIRKNTSTLISAGTAICGGSAIAAIAPVINADENETSVSLATIFALNSIALFLFPVLGHLLNMDQHQFGLWCAVAIHDTSSVVGASSKFGNEALKIATTVKLERALWIIPISLLFAFINKKNGTGKIKIPYFIFLFVLAIVASSYIPAVEAISGNIVFLAKKGLTLTLFLIGSNMSITALKAVGIKPLIQGVLLWALISVGSLLVILWI; this is translated from the coding sequence ATGATACAAAACATTTCACCTTCGCTCAGAAAATTTATTTTCTTTTTTGCTTTATTTATTTGCTTACTTCCATTTATAGATGCTCCTTTAGCATTGGTATTAGGATTTTTGGTTTCGTCAATTGTTCCGGATTCGTTTAAAAAATATCAGGGGAAACTCACTCATTTTCTATTACAATTTTCTGTGGTTGGTTTAGGATTCGGAATGAATATCCACGAAGCAATGAAAGCCGGGAAAGAAGGATTCGTATTTACAGTGGCATCCATATTTCTCACATTAAGTGCAGGAATTCTTATCGGAAAGTTTTTGAAAATACGAAAAAATACCTCTACCTTAATTTCTGCAGGTACTGCAATTTGTGGCGGAAGTGCAATTGCTGCAATTGCTCCGGTTATAAACGCTGACGAAAATGAAACTTCAGTTTCTTTGGCGACTATTTTTGCACTCAATTCTATTGCGTTATTTCTCTTTCCTGTTTTAGGACATCTTTTAAACATGGATCAGCATCAATTTGGACTTTGGTGTGCTGTGGCGATACATGATACGAGTTCGGTTGTTGGTGCTTCTTCAAAATTTGGGAATGAAGCTCTTAAAATTGCAACGACGGTAAAATTAGAACGCGCATTGTGGATTATTCCTATAAGTTTACTCTTTGCTTTTATTAATAAAAAGAATGGGACTGGTAAAATAAAAATCCCCTATTTCATTTTTTTGTTTGTATTGGCAATTGTAGCAAGTTCTTATATTCCTGCTGTGGAAGCTATTTCCGGAAACATCGTTTTTCTTGCTAAAAAAGGTTTAACCCTTACTTTATTTCTTATTGGTTCAAACATGAGCATCACTGCTTTAAAAGCTGTTGGAATTAAACCTTTAATCCAGGGTGTTTTGCTTTGGGCGCTTATTTCTGTGGGAAGTTTGTTGGTTATTTTGTGGATTTAA
- a CDS encoding DUF1622 domain-containing protein: protein MEEIKIYIDYIARIIEVIGVLTIFAGAVIALIKYLFSIQSTNPRSYKILKQELGKAILLGLEILVAGDIIATVVTEPTIDRLLALGLIVLIRTFLSISIQVEVEGKFPWQKKEEI from the coding sequence ATGGAAGAAATTAAAATTTATATAGATTATATTGCCCGAATTATTGAAGTTATCGGGGTACTTACAATTTTCGCCGGAGCAGTAATCGCTTTAATAAAGTATTTATTTTCTATTCAAAGTACCAATCCCAGATCTTATAAAATACTAAAGCAAGAATTAGGAAAAGCAATTTTATTAGGTCTTGAGATTCTTGTTGCAGGAGATATTATCGCAACAGTAGTTACTGAACCCACAATTGATCGGCTTTTAGCTTTAGGATTAATTGTGCTCATCCGTACTTTTCTGAGCATTTCTATTCAGGTTGAAGTAGAGGGTAAATTTCCTTGGCAGAAAAAAGAAGAAATTTAA
- a CDS encoding branched-chain amino acid ABC transporter substrate-binding protein: protein MPFNIFDGLDALVDLLTLDFSKNSSSKSAGSKKPSKKSKYTTELWSGSFLVIASILYFIVFKDPFPEENYIQSVLICTLIGFAISFILFFSLYHLGLFYFKSLFKLIFFSGSVILLVISFVLFIYYQSGIFF, encoded by the coding sequence ATGCCTTTTAATATTTTTGATGGCTTAGATGCGCTTGTAGATTTACTGACTTTGGATTTTTCTAAAAATTCATCTTCAAAATCTGCAGGCTCTAAAAAGCCTTCAAAAAAATCAAAATACACAACAGAATTATGGAGTGGAAGCTTTCTTGTGATCGCTTCCATTCTTTATTTTATTGTTTTTAAAGATCCTTTTCCGGAAGAAAATTATATACAAAGTGTACTAATTTGTACTCTTATCGGTTTTGCTATTTCTTTTATTCTGTTTTTTTCACTTTATCATCTTGGGCTTTTTTATTTTAAAAGTCTTTTTAAACTTATTTTTTTTAGTGGTTCGGTAATTTTGTTGGTGATTTCTTTTGTACTATTCATTTATTACCAATCAGGAATTTTCTTTTAG